A genomic region of Raphanus sativus cultivar WK10039 chromosome 6, ASM80110v3, whole genome shotgun sequence contains the following coding sequences:
- the LOC130495632 gene encoding uncharacterized protein LOC130495632 has protein sequence MSKLANLDFPALKSNGENYLDWTLDARIMLRSKGLGDTIISDNKSSDKDRYSAIYIIRHHLQESLKTQYRTMENPLDLWNALQRRYDHQKTVMLPRAQYDWKHLSYRERKFTTYTELIECLLLAEANNELLLKNSEMRPPGTAPLPDISKLAIEQKKESNLVHHNNQPGSFRGRGKGRGGTFNAHKRGRGRGNTPDFSRGRGRGRSVSFKPQIKTDLCHHCGMGNHWAKNCRTPKHLCELYIKSLTEKPEAHMV, from the exons atGTCTAAATTGGCAAATCTCGACTTCCCTGCTTTGAAAAGCAATGGTGAAAATTATCTTGATTGGACACTTGATGCAAGGATCATGCTACGATCAAAAGGACTTGGTGATACGATCATAAGTGATAATAAGTCCAGTGATAAAGATCGATACAGTGCTATTTACATAATACGCCATCATCTCCAAGAGAGTTTGAAAACTCAGTACAGAACCATGGAAAATCCATTGGACCTTTGGAACGCTTTACAGCGACGTTATGACCACCAGAAAACGGTGATGCTTCCAAGGGCTCAATATGACTGGAAACACTTGAG TTACAGAGAAAGAAAGTTCACCACATACACTGAGTTGATCGAATGTCTTTTGTTGGCTGAAGCCAATAATGAACTGTTATTAAAAAAcagtgagatgaggcctccgGGAACGGCTCCATTACCCGACATCTCTAAACTTGCTatagagcaaaagaaagagagtaaCCTTGTCCACCATAATAACCAACCCGGCTCATTCCGTGGTAGAGGTAAGGGACGAGGTGGCACGTTTAACGCACACAAGCGAGGACGTGGTCGCGGGAACACACCAGACTTCAGccgtggtcgtggtcgtggcCGTAGTGTGTCGTTTAAACCTCAGATCAAGACTGATCTGTGCCATCATTGTGGTATGGGGAACCATTGGGCAAAGAACTGCCGTACTCCTAAGCACCTATGTGAACTTTATATCAAAAGTCTAACAGAGAAACCGGAAGCTCATATGGTTTGA
- the LOC108811125 gene encoding uncharacterized protein LOC108811125, whose translation MVLTDAEILEIKSELERIRKTSELDEEDMKDLEEKMTEYLEKEKVVGTLFNAVLKMLDSSVAKEQASSSPSMPSASDDKGKQE comes from the exons atggtTCTTACAGATGCAGAGATTTTAGAGATTAAAAGTGAACTCGAACGTATTAGGAAAACATCAGAACTAGATGAAGAGGATATGAAG GATCTAGAAGAGAAGATGACCGAATACCTTGAAAAGGAAAAGGTTGTGGGTACTTTATTCAACGCTGTGCTAAAGATGTTAGACAGTTCTGTTGCAAAGGAACAGGCTTCCTCATCTCCATCAATGCCCTCGGCCTCGGATGACAAGGGAAAGCaggagtag